In Pseudomonas sp. ADAK2, the genomic window GCGGATAATTGTTTCGTCTTCGACGATCAAAATGTGCGGCATTGATTCGATACTCTCGACGGTCTCAGTTCACAGCGGACGTCGCTTCGACATGACGCGGTAATGTCACCCGGATACGGGTACCGCGTTGGCTTTGAACATCAGCCGGGCTGTCGATGGTGATTTGTCCATAATGCTCTTCAACGATGGAATAGACCAGTGCAAGGCCCAGACCGGTGCCTTCGCCAGGATCCTTGGTGGTGAAGAAAGGTTCGAACAATCTGTCCATGATGTTCTTCGGAATACCGCTGCCTTCGTCTTCCACGATCAGATCGACCGTGTGTTCGCCGGCTTCGCTTTTGACCCGTACCGCACTGTGCGGCGGCGAGGCGTCGCGGGCGTTGGAGAGCAGGTTGATCAACACCTGGGCCAGCCGCTGGGGATCGCCTTCGACCCAGTGATCGGGGTCGCACAGGTTGTAGAACTGTACTTCGAAATTGCGTCGGTTCAGGGCCAGCAAGCCGATGGCATCCTGGGCCACTTCGGCCAGACAGACGGGCTCATCGCTGTGTTGATGGCTGCCAGCGTGGGCGAAGCTCATCAATGACTGGACGATCCGCGACACGCGTTTGGTCTGCTCCAGAATCTGCCCGCTGATTTCCGTCAGCTCGGCATCTTCCTCGCGCTCTTCGCGCAGGTTCTGTGCGAGGCAGGCGATGCCGGTGATCGGATTGCCGATTTCATGGGCCACGCCCGCCGCCAGTCGACCGATGCTCGCCAGCCGCTCGGAGTGCACCAGTTTGTCTTCGAGCATCTGGGTTTCGGTCAGGTCTTCCACCAGCAATACCAAACCACTGTTGCCCGGCGCCAGCGGTTCATCAATCGCCGCTTTGTGCAGGTTCAGCCAGCGGGTCTGGCCATCGAGGGCCAGGTGCTGTTTGTGCAAGTGCTCGTCGGGCAGGTTGATAAAGCCTTGGAGCAATTCTTTCCACGGATCGCCAATAGTGCTCAAGCGCGAACCGACCACACGCTGCGCAGCAATCCCGGTCAGCTCTTCCATGGCTTTGTTCCACATCAGGATCTCTTGATCCTTGGCCAGGGAGCAGACGCCCATCGGCAGTTCCTGCAAGGTCTGGCGGTGGTAACGGCGCAGGGCATCGAGTTCAGCCGCCAGGCCGGTGAGGCGCGAGTGGTAATCCTCGAGACGGCTTTCGATGAAGTGGATGTCTTCCGTCACATAGTTTTCGCCACCGGCCTTATAAGGCAGGAAGGTTTCGACCATGTCCTGGGCGACGCTCGGCCCCATCAGGCCGGAGAGGTTGGCTTCGATGCGGTCACGCAAACGGCGCAAGGCGTAAGGCCGGCGCTCGTCGAATGGCAAATAGAGATCGCGCAGGGCTTGCTCAACTTCTTTCTGCGCAGCCTTGGCACCCAAGGGTTTGGCCAGTTGCGTGGCGAATTCCTGAGGCGAGGCGGCGTGCAACTCCCGGCGTTGCGGGCGACGAACGTTGTCCACGGCGCAGGCTTCGGCGGCGCTGGCTTCTTCCGGGCTAGCGTTGGTGAACAGCGAAATCAGGGTGAACATCAAAACGTTGGCAGCCAGCGAAGCAATCGCCGCCATGTGCCAACTGGTGTCGTCCAGCACGTAGATCATGTTCAGCAGCGGAATGTAGAAACCCTGCAGATTGCCCACCAGCGGCATCAACATGGTCACCAGCCACACCAGAATCCCCGCCAGCAAACCGGCGATGAAACCGCGGCGGTTGGCGGTCGGCCAGTACAGCACCGACAACACGCCCGGCAGGAATTGCAACGTGGCGACGAAGGCGACGATACCGAGGTTGGCCAGGTCCTGCTCCGCGCCCAGCAGCAAGTAGAAACCATAGCCGGCCATGATGATCGCAACGATCAGCGCCCGGCGGGTCCACTTCAGCCAACGGTAGATATTGCCTTCGGCCGGCGGCTGATACAGCGGCAACACCAAATGGTTGAGCGCCATCCCGGACAGCGCCAGGGTGGTGACGATGATCAAACCGCTGGCTGCCGACAGTCCGCCGACATACGCCAATAGCGCCAGGGCCTTGCTGTTGGCGGCGATGCCGATGCCGAGGGTGAAGTATTCCGGGTTGGTGGTGGCGCCGAGTTTCAGTCCGGCCCAGAGAATCAGCGGCACTGCCAGGCTCATCAGCAGCAAGAACAGCGGCAAGCCCCAACTCGCGCTGACCAGCGAGCGTGGGTTGAGGTTTTCGGTAAAGGTCATGTGGTACATGTGCGGCATCACGATCGCCGAGGCGAAGAACACCAGCAACAGCGTGCGCCACGGGCCTTCTTGCAGCGGCGTGTGCAGGGCGGCGAGGGCGGTCTGGTTTTGCAGCAGCCACAGTTCGAGCTGTTGCGGGCCGTCAAACACCCCGTACAACGCGTACAAGCCAACGCCGCCGATGGCGATCAGCTTGATCACCGATTCAAAGGCAATCGCGAACACCAGGCCTTCATGTTTCTCCCGCGTCGCAATGTGCCGCGAACCAAAGAAGATCGTGAACAGGGTAATCAGCGCGCAGAAACTCAGGGCCACGCGATGCTGCACCGGCTCGCGGGTGAGGATGCCGATGGAGTCGGCCACGGCCTGAATCTGCAATGCCAACAGCGGCAGCACGCCGATCAGCATGAAAATCGTGGTCAGCGCGCCGGCCCAGGTGCTGCGGAAGCGAAAAGCGAACAAGTCCGCCAGCGACGACAGTTGATAGGTGCGGGTGATCTTCAGGATCGGGTACAGCAACACCGGTGCCAGCAAAAATGCGCCGGAGACCCCAAGATAACTGGAAAGAAAACCGTAGCCGTACTGATAGGCCAGGCCGACCGTGCCATAAAACGCCCACGCACTGGCGTAAACCCCCAGCGACAGGGTGTAGGTCAATGGATGGCGAATGATCGCCCGCGGAATCATTCCGCGCTCACTGATCCAGGCGACGCCGAACAACGCAGCCAGGTAGGCGGCGCTGATCAGCAGCATCTGGGTGAGGCTAAAGCTCATCGGCATCTTTTTGGCTCTGCAGGATGAAGGTCACGACGATCAGAATCAGCCAGAGCAGGTACGGGCGATACCAGGCGCCAGTGGCGTCGATCCACCAATCCATGATGGCTGGGGAGAACAGGTAGATCCCCACGACCAGAAGCAGGACCAAGCGATAGATGTACATCCCGGCCTCTCTTTTTTATGCGCGTGCCCGAAAACGTGCGGCGATGGTAACGGATGGCGGCGCGACTGCAAGTGCCATCACTGCAGTTGCGCTTCGGGCAGGGTCAGTGTGCGCGGGATCTTCGATGCATCCCAGTGGGCGATGCCCCAATCCAGTACTTCCCGTGGCGTGGCGTAAACCAGTTCGCTGCCCGGATTCTGTCCCAGCGCCCGCAGTGCCCGCAGTAACAATGGCGTGGCCTGATCTTCAGCCAATGGCGGTGAGCGGTAGGATTTGCCGAGTTTGTTGCCATCCGGCTGGATGATCAGCGGCACGTGCAAGTACCGGGGTTGGCGCAGGCCGAGCAGTTCTTGCAGGTAGAGCTGGCGTGGCGTGGAATCGAGCAGGTCGGCGCCACGCACGATATCGGTGATGCCTTGCCAAGCGTCATCGAGTACCACGGCCAGTTGATAGGCGTAGAGCCCGTCGCGGCGGCGAATCACGAAGTCGCCGACTTCCCGGCCCAGGTGCTGGCGGAACTCGCCTTGCACCCGGTCGATGAAGTGGTATTCCAGCTCCGGCACCCGCAGGCGAATGGCCGCGTCTTCGGTGCCGTGCCCGGCGTTGCGGCACAGGCCCGGATAAATGCCGTGGTACGGCTCCAATTGCTTGCGCGAACAGGTGCAGGCGTAGGCCAGGCCATGGTTGAACAGGCGATTGAGCACTTCGGCATAGGCGTCGTGGCGATCACTCTGGCGCACCAGTTCGCCGTCCCACTCGAAACCGTAGCTTTCCAGGGCCTTGAGGATGGCAGCCTGGGCGCCGGGTTCTTCCCGTGGCGGGTCGAGGTCTTCCATGCGCATCAACCAGCGGCCGCCCACTGAACGGGCGTCAAGGTACGAGGCCAACGCGGCGACCAGCGAGCCGAAGTGCAAATGGCCGCTGGGCGTGGGGGCAAAGCGGCCGATGTAGGGGGAGGAGGCGATGGCAGTCATGGGCAGTATTTAAAGCCAAAAAACATCAGAAACAAAAACGGAGCGTTCGCACGCTCCGTTTTTCGTTCAAGTCGAGATTACTTGCCGACTTGCTTTTCCTTGATTTCCGCCAGGGTCTTGCAGTCAACGCACATGTCGGCGGTAGGGCGGGCTTCCAGTCGCTTG contains:
- a CDS encoding sensor histidine kinase; the encoded protein is MPMSFSLTQMLLISAAYLAALFGVAWISERGMIPRAIIRHPLTYTLSLGVYASAWAFYGTVGLAYQYGYGFLSSYLGVSGAFLLAPVLLYPILKITRTYQLSSLADLFAFRFRSTWAGALTTIFMLIGVLPLLALQIQAVADSIGILTREPVQHRVALSFCALITLFTIFFGSRHIATREKHEGLVFAIAFESVIKLIAIGGVGLYALYGVFDGPQQLELWLLQNQTALAALHTPLQEGPWRTLLLVFFASAIVMPHMYHMTFTENLNPRSLVSASWGLPLFLLLMSLAVPLILWAGLKLGATTNPEYFTLGIGIAANSKALALLAYVGGLSAASGLIIVTTLALSGMALNHLVLPLYQPPAEGNIYRWLKWTRRALIVAIIMAGYGFYLLLGAEQDLANLGIVAFVATLQFLPGVLSVLYWPTANRRGFIAGLLAGILVWLVTMLMPLVGNLQGFYIPLLNMIYVLDDTSWHMAAIASLAANVLMFTLISLFTNASPEEASAAEACAVDNVRRPQRRELHAASPQEFATQLAKPLGAKAAQKEVEQALRDLYLPFDERRPYALRRLRDRIEANLSGLMGPSVAQDMVETFLPYKAGGENYVTEDIHFIESRLEDYHSRLTGLAAELDALRRYHRQTLQELPMGVCSLAKDQEILMWNKAMEELTGIAAQRVVGSRLSTIGDPWKELLQGFINLPDEHLHKQHLALDGQTRWLNLHKAAIDEPLAPGNSGLVLLVEDLTETQMLEDKLVHSERLASIGRLAAGVAHEIGNPITGIACLAQNLREEREEDAELTEISGQILEQTKRVSRIVQSLMSFAHAGSHQHSDEPVCLAEVAQDAIGLLALNRRNFEVQFYNLCDPDHWVEGDPQRLAQVLINLLSNARDASPPHSAVRVKSEAGEHTVDLIVEDEGSGIPKNIMDRLFEPFFTTKDPGEGTGLGLALVYSIVEEHYGQITIDSPADVQSQRGTRIRVTLPRHVEATSAVN
- the gluQRS gene encoding tRNA glutamyl-Q(34) synthetase GluQRS; translation: MTAIASSPYIGRFAPTPSGHLHFGSLVAALASYLDARSVGGRWLMRMEDLDPPREEPGAQAAILKALESYGFEWDGELVRQSDRHDAYAEVLNRLFNHGLAYACTCSRKQLEPYHGIYPGLCRNAGHGTEDAAIRLRVPELEYHFIDRVQGEFRQHLGREVGDFVIRRRDGLYAYQLAVVLDDAWQGITDIVRGADLLDSTPRQLYLQELLGLRQPRYLHVPLIIQPDGNKLGKSYRSPPLAEDQATPLLLRALRALGQNPGSELVYATPREVLDWGIAHWDASKIPRTLTLPEAQLQ